Genomic DNA from Myxococcus xanthus:
CTGTCGGTAGGCAGCTCCAGGGCCGCGGGGGCTCCATCGAGCTGTTCACGCCAGTAGTTCAGCCGTGAGTCAAGCACCGGCCCCTGCATCCATTCTCGCTGCCAGAGGGCGTAGTCGGCGTACTGCACCGAAAGCGGGGGCAGCTGTGCATCGCGGCCCTGGACGGCGGCTTCGTAGCCCTCCGCCACCTCCCGTACCAGCACGCCCACGGACCAGCCGTCGGACACGATGTGGTGCATCGTGACGAACAGGACGTGCCTGTCCGAAGCCAGCCTGAGCAAGCGCGCCCGGAAGAGCGGGCCGCGCACCAGGTTGAACGGGAGATGGGCCTCCTCGTTCGCGAGCTGACGAGCCCGGGCATCACGCTCACCTTCGGGCAGGGTGGAGATGTCCGTGATGGGCAACTCCAGCGTCTTGATCGGATGGACGACCTGTACGGGCAGGTCCCCCTCGTTCCGGAACGTCGTGCGCAGCGCCTCGTGTCGCTGCACCACCCGCAACAGGGACTGCTCCATCGCGCGAGCGTCGAGGGCTCCGTCGATGGCCACCGCCGCGGGGTTGTTGTACGTCGCGGTGTCGGGCGTCAGTTGCTCCATCACCCACAGCCGCTGCTGGACGAAGGACTGGGGCAGTGGACGATCGCGTGGCGCGGCACGGATGGGCGGCAGGGCACTTGCGGTGCCGCGAGCCCGCTCGGAATCCAGACGCGCGGCAAGCGCCGCCACCGTGCTCTGCTCGAAGAGGGCCCGCAGCGGCAGGTCTACGTCGAAGTCCTGCCGCAGCCGCGTTACCAACTGGGTGGCCAGGAGCGAGTGGCCCCCGAGTGCGAAGAAGTCATCCTCGGCGTTGACTGTCTCGACATGCAGCAGAGTGGCCCAGTGAGCGGCGACACGACGCTCCGTTTCCGTGCTGAGCGGGCGTGTGGCGGCACTCCGAGGGGCTTCCGGTGCCGGCAGGGCCTTGCGGTCCAGCTTGCCATTGGGGGTGAGTGGCAGGGCCTCCAATGTGACGAAGGCCGAGGGCACCATGTGCTCGGGCAGCCGCTCCTTGAGGAACGGGCGGAACGTACCGGAGTCCACGACGGTGGTGGCCTCCGCCTCCGCGACCACGTACGCCACCAGGCGTTGCAGCCCTGGCGTGTCTTCGCGTACCAGGACCACGGTGTCGCGCACCGCGGGGTGTTGGCGCAGCGCGGACTCAATCTCTCCCAGTTCGATGCGGAAGCCGCGCACCTTCACCTGGAAGTCGATGCGGCCCAGGAACTCGAGTTCGCCCTGGGGCAACCAGCGAGCCCGGTCTCCCGTCCGATAGAGACGGGCGCCGGAGGCCGTGCTGAAGGGATTGGGAATGAACCGGTCGGCGGTGAGCTCAGGACGATTCAGGTAGCCACGCGCCAGGCCCGCGCCACCAATGTAGAGCTCGCCGGGCACACCTACCGGTACAGGCTGCAGGTACGCGTCCAGCACGTAGGTCTGAGCGTTCGCCAACGGACCGCCCAGCGATGGAGGCAGGGACGCTCCGCGCACGGGACGCAGCGTGGAGTCCACGGTGCACTCCGTAGGGCCGTAGACGTTGAAGCACTCGATGTGGGGATGGGCGGAGAGCCGGGCCCAGAGCGCCTCGTCTAGTGCCTCGCCGCCGGCCAGTACGCGCAAAGGGCTGTGTGCGGCCAGACCCTCGTCCAGAAGCAGCCGCAGTTGTGAGGGAGCGCAGTCCAGGACGTCCACGGAATGCCGCTCCAACCACGCGAGCATCAGGCGGGTGTCCTCTCGTGTCGCTTGTGACACCACGCACAGCGCATGTCCGTCCGCGAGCTGCACCAGTTGCTGCACGGACGCGTCAAAGGACAGCGACGCATTGAGGCTGACGCGGAGGGGCTTGCCCACACCTGCGTAGGCGGTGGCTGCCAGCGCCGCGCGCAGGTTCATCACCGAGGCGTGCTGCACCATGACGCCCTTGGGCATGCCGGTGCTACCCGACGTATAGATGACGTAGGCGAGGTGCTGGGGTCTGCTGAGTCGCGGCGGGTTGGACGCGTCCCGTGAACCGTTCACGAGCCCTGCGTCATCCACACAGAGGACCTCCACCTTGTGCCCGGCAATCTTGTCCGCGACTCGCTGCTGCGTGAGCATGCAGCTGACATTCGAGTCACTCACCATGTAGGCCAGGCGCTGGGCGGGATAGGCCGGATCCATGGGGACGTAGGCGCCGCCTGCCTTGAGGATGGCGAGGACGCCTACGACCATGTCGACCGCGCGCTCCATGCAGAGGCCCACTCGGACCTCGGGCCCTACGCCTCGGGTACGCAGGGCCCAGGCGAGCTGGTTGGCCCGACGGTTGAGTTCGGCATAGGTGAGCGAGTGCTCATCGTCCAGCACGGCGAGAGCATCGGGAGAAAGGGCCGCACGGTCCTCGAACCGCTCGTGCAAGCAGCCTTCCCAGGCGGCCTCCCGGCGCGTGGCATTCCACGCCTCCAGCAGCGTGTCGCGGTCGACCGGTGGGAGCAGCGCTGCCTGCTCGTAGCGGCCACTTGGTCCCGCGGCCACGGCTTCCAGTGCGCGCAGGTAGTACTGCCCCAACTCCCGCGTCCGCTCCGCTTCGTGCCGAGTGCCCGTGGTGGCGATGGAGACCGATAGCGACGAGGTGTCGGGATCCTGGGTGAAGGTGACGCCCAGCGGGAGTTCCATCCAGGCGGCGCCCAGCATCTCGTCCACGAAGCGCAGCCCCTTCTGTTGGGACAGCCCCCCCGCGACGTGAAAGTGGATGAAGTTGAAGAGCGTGTCGAACAGAGGCTGACCGCCGCGCTTCTGCTGGAGCCGCGCCATGGGGTAGCGGCGGTGCGGCATCAACTCCTGCTCATGCTTCGCGACCTGCTGAATGAGCTCCAGCCATGTGCCTCCAGGCAGCGTCACCGGGAAGGGGACGCTGTTGAGGAACAGGCCAATCATCCGCTCACCATCGACGACTTCGGGGCGGCCGTTGGTGACGATGCCGGTGACGACGGAGGTGCTGCCTTCGACGAAGCCGCGGACGCGCAGATGCACGGCCAGCAGCACCGTCTTGAGGGACACACCCGCCTCGTGAGCCACGCGTAGCAAGGCCTGCTGGAGAGGCCCGGGGATGCGCACGTCGTGGGTGTGTAGGACGCGCTCGTCGTCCCGGGACCGGAGCGGGCGCGGACTTGCTGCGTCCACTCCATCCATGCGCCGCAGCCAGAACCGCTCGCTCTCATGGGAGTTCTGGGTTTCACGCTCCAAGGCCACGAACTGCCGGTAGGTGGCGGCCGGGGACGGCGCGGCAGGGGTTTCAGTGCCCTCCAGCAATTCGAGGTAGCGGCCGAAGAGTTCCGAGAGAAGGGTCGCGGCGCTCCAGCCATCGAGGATGGCGTGGTGGAAGACGATGGTCAGCTGGACGGTGGTTTCCGACCGGCGATGCACGCAGAGCCGCATCAGCGGCGCCTGGTTCCAGGTGAACGGCTGGACGCGTTCCTT
This window encodes:
- a CDS encoding non-ribosomal peptide synthetase; the protein is VRGFRIELGEIESVLQQAPGVQEAVVLAREDAPGDKRLVAYFVPTAAARSEEQAANAVGGIRTFLKARLPEYMLPAVFMPLEVLPLSPNGKVDRKALPAPYADLNRTGTPFEAPRNASEQTLADIWAEVLGLRQVGIDDSFFELGGDSIRSIQVIAKLREQGLELPTLELLQHPTIRELTGVIKATSVAPAGQIAPFSLVSEADRQRLPEDVEDAYPLAALQSGMLFESALDASAGIYHDMFSFHVEMALNEPLLQQAFRELFARHAILRTSFHLDGHEEPLQLVHREVEPPLKFEDLQHLEAPQQTAYLQVSAEKERVQPFTWNQAPLMRLCVHRRSETTVQLTIVFHHAILDGWSAATLLSELFGRYLELLEGTETPAAPSPAATYRQFVALERETQNSHESERFWLRRMDGVDAASPRPLRSRDDERVLHTHDVRIPGPLQQALLRVAHEAGVSLKTVLLAVHLRVRGFVEGSTSVVTGIVTNGRPEVVDGERMIGLFLNSVPFPVTLPGGTWLELIQQVAKHEQELMPHRRYPMARLQQKRGGQPLFDTLFNFIHFHVAGGLSQQKGLRFVDEMLGAAWMELPLGVTFTQDPDTSSLSVSIATTGTRHEAERTRELGQYYLRALEAVAAGPSGRYEQAALLPPVDRDTLLEAWNATRREAAWEGCLHERFEDRAALSPDALAVLDDEHSLTYAELNRRANQLAWALRTRGVGPEVRVGLCMERAVDMVVGVLAILKAGGAYVPMDPAYPAQRLAYMVSDSNVSCMLTQQRVADKIAGHKVEVLCVDDAGLVNGSRDASNPPRLSRPQHLAYVIYTSGSTGMPKGVMVQHASVMNLRAALAATAYAGVGKPLRVSLNASLSFDASVQQLVQLADGHALCVVSQATREDTRLMLAWLERHSVDVLDCAPSQLRLLLDEGLAAHSPLRVLAGGEALDEALWARLSAHPHIECFNVYGPTECTVDSTLRPVRGASLPPSLGGPLANAQTYVLDAYLQPVPVGVPGELYIGGAGLARGYLNRPELTADRFIPNPFSTASGARLYRTGDRARWLPQGELEFLGRIDFQVKVRGFRIELGEIESALRQHPAVRDTVVLVREDTPGLQRLVAYVVAEAEATTVVDSGTFRPFLKERLPEHMVPSAFVTLEALPLTPNGKLDRKALPAPEAPRSAATRPLSTETERRVAAHWATLLHVETVNAEDDFFALGGHSLLATQLVTRLRQDFDVDLPLRALFEQSTVAALAARLDSERARGTASALPPIRAAPRDRPLPQSFVQQRLWVMEQLTPDTATYNNPAAVAIDGALDARAMEQSLLRVVQRHEALRTTFRNEGDLPVQVVHPIKTLELPITDISTLPEGERDARARQLANEEAHLPFNLVRGPLFRARLLRLASDRHVLFVTMHHIVSDGWSVGVLVREVAEGYEAAVQGRDAQLPPLSVQYADYALWQREWMQGPVLDSRLNYWREQLDGAPAALELPTDRPRPAVQTYRGALLPVRMPAKLSEAVTALARRQEATPFMVLLATWQLLLSRYSGQQDLCVGSPIAGRTRPELEGLIGFFVNTLVFRARMSPELPFRELLAQAKAAALGASEHQDVPFEKLVEVLQPARDPSRSPLFQVTFTLQNTPPVRLELQGLSLHVLETELETVKFDLSLLLEETLEGLSGALNYNTDLFDASTAARMMGHFRTLLEAIVTDENQRLVELPLLRTEERQQLLVDWNATSAVFPRDTPTHVLFSDQATRTPDAMALISGESVVTYVELDRRSNQLAHHLRAYGVSRGTRVGLCLERSPDMVVGLLAILKAGGAYVPIDHHYPAERISLLLQEAGVSVFVTQESLADELPSSGGLMVCVDTDADLIAALPHGAPPSADVGGDDLAYVMFTSGSTGRPKGVCIPHRAVSRLVLANPFIHFGPDEVFLQLAPVAFDA